DNA sequence from the Strigops habroptila isolate Jane chromosome 4, bStrHab1.2.pri, whole genome shotgun sequence genome:
CTAGATTACCTTATGTGTCTTGAATGTTGGTATCTTAAAGGCATATTTAGGGGTTAGACTCATTCTGACTAAATAATATCTCTGTCTTATAGCATTATTCAGTGTATAAAACTATAGCCAAATGTAATCCGAAGATATTAGGTCCAGAATTTACCTTCCTTTCTCATACAGAATAAAGTCAAATTATACAAGTAATACATCTGACACCCCCCATATTTTTTCATTGAATTAAGAGGTCATCAGTGTGAAGTAAGACTTTACCTCTTGCCTCTTAGAGTTGctacatgaaagaaaactaatGGTTAATGACTGCGAAGCATAGCTGGttaattctttctcttccccacctACACATGATGAAACACTGACATTTGATTTCTTGAAAGTATGTCCTTTCTCTAACCCTGCTCCTATCTCGTTTTCTGTATTTCCCAGCCTTGTGAGCTGCTGTAATATCTGTCAGTATAAGTCACACTGAAAGACCAAGGCTTTGATAGCTAATGTTTATAACATAAATTGAAGAGAAACATGAGATACACAGAAGAATTTTATAGATCACACTGCCTGAGTGGAGAGGAACCACTAATCTCAAGGCTGCCATCTCCAAATGAATTTTTCAGATTAGCTgtttagctcttttttttttttttggtacaagCCAGAATCCTAACATTCCTGTTTTCCACCTCTGTCTTGGGTTAGATTTGTTTAAGGATTTGTGGATGACTAATAAATTCTTATTCATCAGTTGGATTGATACAAGGAGAGGACGTGAATATTTCTTATGCTAAAAAATACTATGAGCCCCGTTGTATGCCATAAAGGCAAGTGTAAACCTGTTTTAAGCTAAAAAGAATGATTTACAGACTTTAGGCAGGGAGTGATATCTGAGCTATTATGCATCACCAATAATTAGCTGATGCTAATATGTTGATGCTTTATTAATGGCTTCAAGGTGAGGAACGTGTATTTCGTTGCCTGTCAGTAAAATCAAGGTGTGCTTTCTACTGAAAAACGGCAGTTGGGATTAAATAGTCATTTCATTTAGTAGGACTATGAATACTGCTGCTGCACTTCATGTTCCCATCTTGATGTCTGGAGGGCTTCAAGTACAACTGGCACAGACACTCATAAGTTCAAGGTCAAACTGTCTGCATAATAAATGATAGAAAGTATTAATTCACCCACAGATGTGGTGGCGGAAATGAATAATCTTCATGCAGTTTATCTATACATATGGGCATTTGAAAGACTTAATGAATTACAACACAGTGAATCCTGTGTTAAGTGTTCCTCTCGAAGGTCTTTAAGGGACAGTTCAACACTATATATCAGCTCTATGCTCTATGCCTTCACCAGAGGGTTATAAATTACAGTTTTCCAGGTTTGATGCTTTCAGGGTGATGCAAGAAAAGAGATAATTTTACTTAAATGTGAGTAAAAGAATAGATAGTTCATTCCATTTTAGTTTTTACTACCTCTAAAATTAGTTTCTGTATTCTGGTGGCTGAAGTCTGACATATTTTAAGGTCTTTTTGCAGACCCTGCcttaaaaaatagaattaatatGCAGTTTTTGAAAAGTTCACTGTTGGCAGAATAGTTCTGTTGAAgttgaaaagcattttacctATTCATTTCAGTGGAAAGGGTTAGGCCCATGGTAGGCCTCTGGCTCTATTAGGTAAGTTTCTAAAAGCTTACCCACCAATTTAGTATGTAGTGTGTCACACTGAGACTTTCACCTTTTGACACAGTTCTCATTTATTCATCATGACAGAGCTAGGCAAAGAGCATACAGATTACTTCAATATGTTTCCTAAATCGTAATTCAAAGCAGGTTTAGACCTCAGACTACACTGATATTCACAGCTTGCATGTACCTTCACTAAATGTTTAGAGAAACATTGATGTAAAAGTGAGTTTCATGAAATGATTATTGGGCATTGAATAGAAAGTGTACTTTGAGAAAATATAGTCAATACACATTCTCAAAGGTAGTTCAAGATATCTCCAAGTCAGGCCTGCCTTCCGTAAGGATTTCTGTCAGTGAAACTACTGATAATGAAATATTTGCCATCAGTCTGTAGCATGATTTGGAATGGATTTTACTTCAGAGTAAGTATCAACACTAGTTTCATATAAATGGCAGCATACATTCAAAGCTGACTGATGTTAACAGGAAGACTTGATGTGGGAGTTACATATTTCCTGAGTTTTTTGTGTGGTCACTTACAGTtaggaaaagaagataaaatccataaattatttgtttgctGTTCCCCATTGATCTGTTGAAATCCAGACAGCTTTTTATGCAAGATATGCCCATTTTTCAAAAAGCCAGCTTTGTAGAAATTATTCAGATACTAGGTACTGGACAGGGCTTAAGAAAATGTACAAAAGAGGTATTCACAAAGGCTGTTGTTTGCTTGGCATGGGTTAGTGCTTACATGGAGGGCACCTTTTCCTTTGCATCTTTAAGTATTTAGAACTTGGTATTTACCTCAGCCTTGGTACCTAAGATGTGCAAGAGACACGAAGTGAGAGTCTGGAAGCTTGTAGTGATGCATGattaggatatttttttttgtgctagCATTCTGATATTAACCTCAGTACTCTTTGACTGCATTAGTTACAGTGTTAGATTTGAGGTGATCAATAGAtttgtttgcaaaatgaaatgagtGGTGCATTTGTTTGGATTAAACGAGgtgtgtgatttttgttttcacatgcaaGCTAACTTGTGACAGATGTGGACACAGCTCTGGAGAAGTTCTATTCCCtatagtttaaataaaatattggtGATTATCTTTATTCACATCCACAGTTCTGTTGTGTTACAACTATGTAATATTTCATCATCACATTCCTGGATCAGGATAAAATATACCAGTCTTTTGTTTGATGTGATTTGGCCATATAATGCAAATATGGCTTAGGTGGGTGTATTagttacatgaaaaaaatatgagaagggaagaaaatgtgtgaTTTAAAGCATAGTAAAGTGGGCAGGTGTACTCTTAAGATTTTTAACTGACTTATTAAAACATACATAGCAGAAGtgcagcaaaattatttttattattccaaAATGCACAACACACAATACAGGTGTTTACAGATCTATTTTgaatagaatattttttccatacTTTTTTACTACAGGCCACTCTGTTTTgcaatttaatttcaaaattctCTCATTAAGAATGGAATAATTCCTGACATGAATAATACACTTAGTTTTAATTCAAGTTTAAactgtttaaaactgaaatgagagGCAATTTGATTTACTGATTACTTTACCACTTTTAAAACTTCACTATATCAAATAAAATGTTCATGCAGATTAAtcttataaataaaaccaatagAATCTTTCAgtaaaaaagctaaaaattaaataagttAAAATATCTATTATGTGAGATATAATTCCCTTTAAATAAACATGTCTGTAAGGGTCTCAAAAGCACACACGCCAGGTGACCTCAAGAGGTCATCTACTTCATTCCTTTGCCTCATGGCAAATTAACTTTATCTCTGTCATTCCTAACAGGTTCCGTGTGTTGTTGAAGACCTGTAGTGGTCACTACTTTACAGacccctctcccttccttccttccccaaacCCCGACGATTTATTTCAGTGTCTAGCTGTCGGTACCTTTTGGAAGATTTGTTAGTGACAACTCTGAATCTTTCATTAGTTGTTCTGTTCATTATGAACATGGAGGACTGAgtgttccttttctctttgtaacAGTCTTCAAGCATAACAAGGTTCCCCTAATTTCCCCCTCTGTTACCTCCCATAAGCaaaacaataacatttttttaaatctttttctcctaaggttatttttaagcctctttccattattattactcttctgtgggttttctccagtttttcaaCACCTTGAAGTTCTGTGTCCAAAGCTGGAAATCACAACTCAGCTGAGGTCCTTATCATATTGAACTGAGCCATGAAAGTAGTTTGTGTCTTGTAGGCTCTACTCCTTACATTCCCGCTTTTCCACAGCAGTGGGATACTGTTGACTCATTCTTAGCTTCTGCAACCTCCAGGTCTTCAGTTCTGAACTGCTTCTGAACCAGTTGCTCTCCTGTGATTTTTCTGATGAAGAGcagtatattttaattttcctgataAAATTTCATTCAGTAGGTTTCAGATAATTTTCCcaataatattaaataattttccattctgATTCAGTCAGTCCTCCAGCTTGCTTCCAGATCATCTCAACTTCATATTTTCCATTGCAGAGTTAGGTTGCTGCAGAACTCTATGAACTTCCATTCTCAGAAGGGACTACTGTGAATTACTTTCAAGGCATGTTATCACACCATGTTTGCACTACTGGGGTCAGCTGCCTCTATATTCATCCCTAAATAGTTTGTCCTATGTTAAATAGtgttaaaaaaatctcattggAACTAGACAGCGGAAATACATGAATATGAAGAATGGAGGTATAATAAGAAGAGGAGGCAAGGGCTGAAGGTATCACAAGCAGCGTCTATAGACCTATGAAAAGGATTTTGAGGAAACTGATGGGTTAAGTAGGGAAGGCTTGAAGAGAAGTTTTGTCAGTAGCTCTTCATTTTGGccttaaaaatctttgtttcaaaCTTGGCAGGTTTTAAGTAGCCTTGCCTATAATATTCCACTTAAGCCACATCAGTACTTTTATTTCGAAGTGAAAGTTTAGAGCCAAACTGCCATCTCAAGTACCCTTCACTGGTGCTCACTTACTCCCATTCTCACTGAAGGAACAGTAGGATGGCCCCAGGCCCCTCACAGTGCAGTCGGTGCTGTCAGTGTCACAGGTGTCACAGTGGCACTCTGTAGCTACTGGGTATGAATAAAAAGACTCGGGGTGGTCACCACAGCCAGGAATCTTCACTGTTTCATACACAACCTCCTTGAAGGTACATGTTTGCTGAACAGATGATGCTGGTGGGTATTTATACACTGGATCCTGAAAATTACAAGAAGGAAATATCTATTGTGAAATTTGTTATGGGATAGAATTCAcaatttttatgaaataaagGATCTGatgtgaaaattaattaaactgGTGGGGAAATCCCACAAATCAAAAGGATTTGGGTCAGACCCTTCTAATTTCATCTGGATCCTTAGATTTCTCCTTTTAGGAGCACCAATATGGCAAATTTCTGTCATAACATCACCAGACAATCTTGCAGGTCAATTGCTTGAGTCTTCAAATTATTTGGAAAACTAGAGGAGTCTCCATAGTAATGTCTGCTTTGTTGTACTCATTTGTAACCACAGATTGAACATAAGGCAGAGATCCAGACTGTAGTACTTTAAACTCTAGTTATACAATATAAACATAATGTGTGCAGCTAGTTAAAGATCTGAATTTTAGTTCATCTTTTCACCCTTTCCTTTGTGGTTCAGATTTGCTGTGTATCTACTCTCCTGTCAGATAGCACAGCTGTGACTCAACTTATTCTTTCAAAAGGCTCATCCTGCCTGTGTTCATTATGAACTGGAGAAATGGGCTATTCATAAATCACTTGGAATATTTAAATCTGGTGCCTGAAATTAAACTTAAGATTCTTACCCTTGTGAAGCAGTATCCTGAGCACCACGTGGCATTCACTGTAATACAGAATtcacattcttctctttccactgCTATAGTAATATTGGTGAGCTGACAGCTATAGCAACAAAGTGCTTTCCAGCAAACTAACAGCATGTAACAATGAATTGTCTTCATCCTATGaatgaagcaaaaaatataTACTGGAATTTTCAACAGGAAATACTTatagaaaaagacagaaattgaATCTTCACATTATCTCAAGTGGTTCTATAATAGCTTTCAGAAACATCAGTGAGAACAAAGGATAAAGCCATTAAATAGATCTATCCTTATGTTTCTTGTTAAAGGAGTTTGATTTTCCTAAGCAACTGAAATGGTATGTTGGCAAACTTTGCAGAATAATAATAGCAAAGTACCATACCActttcaatgaaatatttttatgtatgtttctgtcttgtctacaaggagaaggaagaacagcatgggaaaaaaaaaaaaaagagcaaaagcaaatctatttttcagaagcaacTAATTACATACAGTGTTTGCAATCTGAAAAAAGATTTCTAGCAGGAGCTGAGGAAAACTCACCTGTAGTCTACTTGCCTTCCTGGTAATAGCTGTAGTGAAAAGCAAGCTCTGCACTCACCTTTTATACTAAATCGTGTGTAACTTATACCTGGAGGATTTCCAGTGTATTAATGCAGGGAGCATTAACTTGGTACTTGGTGAAAGAGGATTAATGTTCAGCCAGACAGTGAGATTAAGCCCTCTTAAGAcgtaaaaagaaaaccaaaacatagGAAGTGATGGTGAAGGTTACTGTCTCAATGTCTTTTTAGAAGTTTCACTGGGTTTGGTTCAGTGGCATTTAGAAAGGGCTGAGCCATTCCACAATTTGAAAGCAGGTTGAGAAGCCTGATTTTGGAAAAGTTCAGGTGTTCTGTCTGTGTTTTATGTCAGCTGTCAAACCGATAGGCTTGGGGTGCAAGCTGGTCCTCTGGTAATTCATAATGGAGACATTGCTAGAGTGGTTAATTCTTGGTTAATGAACATGTTCCTGAGTTTTAAAGTGTATCAGTCataattgcttttctctgaattAGGTTTTACCAGTGAGCTGCATATGTACTTTTTTATTGATCTGTGGTCCAAGAAAGCTAGTACTGTGAGTATTGTTAAGCCATGAGTAACTCCACTTTTCTTTACCATTTCACATACCACTGTGgtttttcaaaattcagatttctACCCCGGTGTAGCAGTCCTGGGTCCTCTCTGTCAAATGGTCACATTTTGTTAAACTAATGTAAGGGATGTTTGTATTGCGGAAAGGGACTATTGAGATGTCATAGTGAGGCTCCATATGTGTGTTTTCTGCCAGTGATCTCAGATCAAGTATTGTCAGGTTACAGAGAAAATGCTAATATTTTTAACAGGCAACCATGCAAACTCAGCTTGAATGCATTCCCTAGTTTATCGTGGTCTAAAAGATTCTGTGACTAGTATCCCCCTGCTCACTGCCCTTTTCCTGCATTCACAAGTTAGTGATGTGCACCTCTTCACCAGAATAACAACAGAGAAATCACTTTGTTGAGCTTCACATATCGCTTCTGGGGAAAATGACTTACACTAGCACTGTATTTACTATCATCTGCCCAGAACAGCCAGTCTCACTTTGTTATGACTGTTCTATTGTGGTCAGTCTGACTTCTACAGAAATTAATCCCTAAAGAGAACCAGGCAAGGACGTAcagttaaaagcattttatcatgaaaagaaattctCACTGGCTTATTAGTTGTCCTGCAGACTGGGTACTTTTCAAAATGGCTTTTACAAATGAGTCCTTAAAGTGTCTCATACCTTCCTGTGGTCCCGCAGACTGGCCATCTGTTCCAGTTTCCATCCAGTCTGCAATGCCTTAATTTGTTAATGAATTTCCTGTCACACTGAAGTTACAAAGTGATCCACGTATTTTCCCTGGACATCTCCTGTAATAATAGCTTTGTTTGAATTAGAACACAGCTcaattaaatatataaagagGCCAAGAAAGCAGACATCTTCCTCTTTACTAATATAAACTCTGTGATGGTTTGATAATGGTCCTTTGTGTCATTTAGTGTCAACACAGTCTGTCTTCTTGGAGAAGATTCTCACTTGCTATAAATCACTAATTCCAGAGATGCCAGACAAAAGCTGTTTACAATTTGTTACATCCCTGCTGAGGATCTGGCCTTTCTAAGTACTAATTTatgcaaattaaataaaactagATTTGTCCGCTTGCAAAgaacaatacagaaaatatcTAATCTCTCAGTTGCAATGGTCTGTTTCATGGTTTGAAGAAGTCATACACATTCACTAAACCCATAGTGTCACAAGTACCGAGTGCAAGCTTAGCCCCTACCATGctgtttcttccctcccctAGTTCCTTGCTCTGGCCCACTCAGCCTCCTCACATGTGGCAACATAAATTAGGGAAATCATTCtgattaagaggaaaaaagaacaacccaGCTGTGTTTTACAGCATTGGTGTTAATCTGTATCAATTTGTTCCACAATGAGATGAACAGCTGTAGCAGTGAAAGTGATGGGATTGATTGGGGAGTGGGAATGAGGGGGAGCTTAACAGGGAACATTGTGAACACAATACAAACAAGAATATTTCACTTCAAGGATATTTGTTTCTGTAATCATCAGTTTTAGGCTGGCTCTCTAGTTACCAGCTCTGTTAAATTCATTGCGCAAATATATGAATATGCATTTTAGAGTGATTGGAAATTACAAATTGAAATCAAGTAACCACCACGCTATCAGCTGAGGAATGGTAATTTGGTGAGTTGTTACTTGGTTGACTTTGATTTTGTTCCCACACCTGTTTGTTAGAAATATACACTGAAGAAATTGATTCTTGTGGTGGCCAAGATGCTGGGTAAGTACCTGTTTTTCTAAGATTATTAGTTCATACCTCTGAGAAATGTTTATATACTAACTATATCATACTCCTTCCAGTTTATAATCccattagttaaaaaaaagaagattatgGTATTGTGAAGGCGGTAGCAAATGTTATTTATCCAGAGAGCTATCATTTTCATGTATACATGAGCCTTACATGTAGGTTCTGTGTTACTGAATTTGTATCTgtttgaaaaatagaaatgctttccattttaaattgttGATATTTCAATTTAGGGAGTAATGTCAGAGGGAAGAATACTTCACATTGTGTTCCTTTTCATATGCTACAGCAATATTTAAGTATTAGTTTTATCTGTTTAGTTCTAAAGTAGTGTTGCCCATCTTAGATTTAGCAGCTGACATGATGCTTCTAGGCTGAATGCTAGCTGTTGCCCAGATTGTCAAAGAGGAATTACTGAAGGCATACTTCTGTAATTCTGCAGTGGTTTATGTTTCAGGAAATGGAAAGGTATTGTGGCATGTCCATACAGAAAGATTCAGACAGACCTGTGTGTGTTCTGCTCGTACTTGGTGCTAGTTAAGCTGGCTGGAATGTCTTTGCAAATGGCATGTTTGGATTGGGGCGAAGCAATCCAtgctctttctctgcctttctagGAGTACTGGTGGGTCCACTGTGCAGAATCCAAGCTCTAGCAACCCCTGTGAGAGGGCTCAAGTTGCTTCAGCTTCCTGTAATTGCATTCTGATCAGAAATGGAAGAGTTGGATTGGAACAGCTAGTGCTTAATGGTCAAGACCTCTGTCAACAGAGATTGCTGTGTTGCTGTTGAAGTGAACGGGGGAATCTGGCACAATGTCTGATATCAAACACAAGTCTTATCTGTAAATTACTGCAGCTGCAGACTAGCTTTAGCTTCTCATATACTCTTTTAAAGGGATGTGATCTTGGGTTTGATAGATTCATGGTTGTGGTTGCATGTTTGAGGTCTTGTTAAATAGATGTTACTGTGGATAATAGTTTCTGCAtctgaaagctgtttctcaTGGAAAGTATGTCTCAAGTCATGTATAAGGTGCTTAAATCTATGGCTTAAATTTCTGGAGGTCAGAACAGAATGAAGAGTTCATTCTCTTAAGTTTGGAGTTGTGTGCTTCAGTGCCATCATACTGAGTATAATATGTGCTTGTGTCAGGTTTCTTCTGTCCACTGCCTGTCTTGACTGAGTATGCGTCCTCTCCCGTTTTTTGTGTTtctccaaatgtttttctgcacaGGTCCAATTTAACCTGAgatatttaaagcaaaagacCTTATTTCCGCTACTCAGTGACTGGCTAAATTGATATCCTTGAAATACACAGACTGCAAATTGCTTCTGAATCTGTGCTTCAGGACTCCCTGTGTGGGGTTGGTatttcacagcacagcagcacaggcctGCATTAAGTAAATTGACTGGAGTGttgtctttcccttttgttgttgttgtttttcttgcttgctgctggtgggagATGACTTTTGTAATTTCATTATCCCTCTATATGCCTTTGGGGTTTACTGTGGTTCTTACTAAAGTCATTGCAGAGACCCTTGTTGGCTTTAGTGGTAACTGCATTGGGTAGTTGATCTGAGTTGTTCAATACAATTTTTACTGATACTGTTTTAATTTCCCGGCACTGATGatgcagaactgcgaagcagCTTGGGCCTGCTGAGCACATAGCTGGACAGTTGAAATTAGTTAGTGTCAGCTGAAGAGTTAATCATTAATGAAGAATTCATATAGGCACCCATATGCAAGCAGAATACTTCATCCTCGGGAGTATAAAGAAAATGCTAGAATGTGCTGACTATGTATTTAGTAGCACAGAATTTTAGAAAGATTTTGAGCTACTCGTGTCCATTACTTGGAGCAAACGTTATACATCCCAGTCACAGAACAGTGCAAGGAACAATACAGATGCCTCTGTTATTGTCCTtagttatttttcctgtagCTTTTTGTCTCGCATGGTATAAATTAATTCCTGGGTGATTTTTATACCACATTTCTGAACATAAACCAGCTGCATTTTCTTATCCTGTTTAGTGATAGGATTCTTACAACCTTCAGCTGTTTGCTCTTCCAAAACCACAGTGTAATCTTGACTTCTTATATAAGATCATTTAGATCATTTGATAACTCCAGTGGTATCTGttaggaaatgtattttaagattcTGCTCAAGACTAAACGAAggttaaaaattacatttctttatcatggtattttatttttccaattaaaaatatcctttttttttttttttttccattcccactccccccctccccccccccagctgcctATGAATAGCTTCTCTGTATGTGCATAAGTAGCAGTTTTGATCCTGTGACTGTCCTGGAGCgctgctgttttattttaagctttctgGGTATGGCTAGTGTTTTTCCAGGTATGACAAGAAAGCAGTTTAATGGGCTTAATGAAATAGATTAGTTATACTAGAAAAAAGTTGACAAAGCAAGGGAGAGATGTAATGGACAATATATTTAAGGTCATATATTTTACTAATGCATAACTAGCTAGGGTTTCCTTTTTGTTATGAGAGCAATTCTTGGGTCTGTATGAGATTCACTGTCAACAGCATACTGGAAAAGTGCAGAAATGTTTCTATGAGGGTACAAGTTGAAGAAACTAGAAACAGGGGTCTGAGGCTGCATCTGATGATAGGATTCcatatggtttggttttgctggtcTTGCATAGAGTAGAGACACATGCCCAGATCTGTTTTACTCTATTTCAAGTGGTGCCTTTGTGTGCCCGTAAAGAAAGAACTATGGGAAGTGTTGTAGTCTTCTTCACTGTGCAGTAGTAGAGAATCCTCTGGATTTATTTGTGAGTTATGGGTTGTTACGTAGGAGAAGAGTTCAGtgtgaataaaagcaaaactgtcCAAGGGAGGAAGAccagtttggttttaaaattttcattttattcttaaaaaagaaaccccaaaagtTTGGAATCCTCCACAGAAGGGAGCTCTTTTCATTGTGGAGTTGCTTCAGTTTATACTCTTTCAAGTTACTGTCTGTTGAAGCCAGAGCATAGACATGGACTG
Encoded proteins:
- the FSHB gene encoding follitropin subunit beta, with product MKTIHCYMLLVCWKALCCYSCQLTNITIAVEREECEFCITVNATWCSGYCFTRDPVYKYPPASSVQQTCTFKEVVYETVKIPGCGDHPESFYSYPVATECHCDTCDTDSTDCTVRGLGPSYCSFSENGSK